A genomic region of Paroedura picta isolate Pp20150507F chromosome 4, Ppicta_v3.0, whole genome shotgun sequence contains the following coding sequences:
- the PKIG gene encoding cAMP-dependent protein kinase inhibitor gamma gives MSKGTFVKQCQKCEVEMNGDMLDAQGVCLRCKSKEREEQQKSQKGKRDSEAYNEKEVMDNEPAYSDFITSDRSGRRNAIPDLQGDASLNLQKLAGNMSEIAISEGETEAEADSTDKEPGTKPKNQDDSPTV, from the exons ATGTCCAAGGGAACCTTTGTCAAACAGTGCCAGAAATGCGAAGTGGAAATGAATGGAGACATGTTAGATGCGCAGGGTGTGTGTCTTCGCTGCAAAAGCAAGGAAAGAGAGGAGCAACAAAAAAGCCAGAAAGGCAAGAG AGATTCTGAAGCATACAATGAAAAGGAGGTGATGGATAATGAGCCGGCCTACTCTGACTTCATCACCTCTGACCGCAGCGGGCGAAGAAATGCGATCCCTGATCTCCAGGGAGATGCCTCCCTTAACCTGCAGAAACTGGCAGGCAACATGAGTGAGATTGCTATTTCAGAGGGAG AAACTGAAGCAGAGGCTGATTCTACTGATAAGGAACCTGGAACAAAACCAAAGAACCAAGATGACAGCCCCACCGTGTGA